Proteins from a single region of Stutzerimonas stutzeri:
- a CDS encoding precorrin-2 C(20)-methyltransferase → MMDGKGRLIGLGVGPGDPELITLKALRLLQSAAVVGYFVAKAKASKGHGGNAFGIIEQHLTDQQQRMPLVYPVTTEKLAPPLSYEDVIADFYDTCAVQIAAELDAGRDVAVICEGDPFFYGSYMYLHDRLAADYPVEVVPGVCSMLGCTSVLGTPLVYRNQSLSVLSGVLPEAELKQRLRDAEAAVVMKLGRNFEKVRRVLQELGLEKRAHYVERATMANQKIVPLDEVEPMSSPYFSMILVPGEKWRG, encoded by the coding sequence ATGATGGACGGCAAAGGGAGGCTGATCGGGCTGGGTGTAGGCCCGGGTGATCCGGAACTGATCACCCTGAAGGCCCTGCGCCTGCTGCAAAGCGCGGCGGTTGTCGGCTATTTCGTGGCCAAGGCGAAAGCCAGCAAGGGCCACGGCGGCAACGCCTTCGGCATCATCGAGCAGCACTTGACCGACCAGCAGCAGCGCATGCCGCTGGTTTATCCAGTTACCACCGAAAAGCTCGCGCCGCCGCTCTCCTACGAGGATGTGATCGCCGACTTCTACGACACCTGCGCGGTTCAGATTGCCGCCGAGCTCGACGCCGGGAGAGACGTGGCCGTGATATGCGAGGGCGACCCGTTCTTCTACGGCTCCTACATGTACCTGCACGACCGCCTGGCTGCGGACTACCCGGTCGAGGTCGTGCCGGGCGTCTGCTCGATGCTGGGCTGCACCTCGGTGCTCGGCACGCCTTTGGTTTACCGCAACCAGAGCCTGTCCGTGCTGTCCGGCGTGCTGCCGGAGGCGGAACTCAAGCAAAGGCTGCGTGACGCAGAGGCGGCCGTGGTGATGAAGCTCGGGCGCAACTTCGAAAAGGTCCGCCGCGTACTGCAGGAGCTGGGACTCGAGAAACGCGCGCACTACGTCGAACGCGCCACCATGGCCAACCAGAAGATCGTTCCGCTGGATGAGGTGGAGCCGATGTCGTCTCCTTACTTCTCGATGATCCTCGTTCCCGGCGAGAAATGGCGCGGCTGA
- a CDS encoding cobalt-precorrin-6A reductase, whose translation MTRILLLGGTGDALRLARGLGSSHVYSLAGLGRVPGDLQCQVRVGGFGGAQGLAAFIAAERIELLVDATHPYAAQISANAAIAAEQAGIPCWALRRPAWQAGEGDNWHEVNDWAELIGALGDFQRPFFTLGREPLAHLHEIPEHQHWTVRCLDAQASTDRAEIIGDRGPFDLEAERQLFERLNCDVLVSKNSGGDSTEPKLQVARERGLPVLLLRRPLLPAVSREFARRDELFSALKTIGVDSSA comes from the coding sequence ATGACCCGCATCCTCCTGCTCGGCGGCACGGGCGATGCCTTGCGTCTTGCTCGCGGCCTTGGCTCCTCGCATGTTTACAGTCTGGCCGGTCTGGGACGCGTGCCCGGCGACCTCCAGTGCCAGGTCCGCGTAGGCGGTTTTGGCGGTGCGCAGGGGCTGGCTGCCTTCATCGCGGCGGAACGTATCGAGCTGCTGGTCGATGCCACGCACCCCTACGCGGCGCAGATCAGCGCCAATGCAGCAATCGCGGCGGAACAAGCGGGAATTCCATGCTGGGCGTTGCGCCGCCCGGCCTGGCAAGCAGGCGAGGGGGACAATTGGCACGAGGTGAACGACTGGGCTGAGCTGATCGGCGCCCTGGGCGATTTCCAGCGACCGTTTTTCACGCTCGGCCGCGAGCCGCTGGCGCACCTGCACGAAATTCCTGAACACCAACACTGGACAGTTCGTTGCCTGGACGCACAGGCATCGACTGACCGAGCCGAAATTATCGGCGACCGCGGTCCGTTCGACCTTGAGGCTGAACGGCAGCTGTTCGAACGTCTGAATTGCGATGTGCTCGTCAGCAAGAACAGCGGCGGCGACTCCACCGAACCCAAACTGCAGGTGGCTCGTGAGCGGGGCCTGCCTGTCCTGCTCCTGCGTCGCCCGTTGCTACCGGCGGTGAGCCGGGAATTCGCACGCCGTGATGAACTGTTTTCGGCGCTCAAAACCATCGGCGTCGATTCCAGCGCCTGA
- a CDS encoding precorrin-8X methylmutase codes for MLDYIRDGQEIYRRSFATIRAEADLSAIPADMEKLAVRVIHACGMVDIVSELAFSPGAGAAGRAALHAGAPILCDARMVAEGITRPRLPKNNRVICTLHDDGVPDLAQALGNTRSAAALEHWREHLEGSVVVIGNAPTALFYLLEMLDAGAPKPALIIGMPVGFIGAAESKDALAADSRGVPYVVVRGRRGGSAMAVAAVNALATEVE; via the coding sequence ATGCTTGATTACATCCGCGACGGTCAGGAAATCTACCGGCGCTCCTTCGCCACCATTCGGGCAGAGGCCGACCTCAGCGCCATCCCAGCCGATATGGAAAAGCTCGCGGTGCGAGTAATCCACGCCTGCGGGATGGTGGACATCGTCAGTGAGCTCGCCTTTTCTCCAGGCGCCGGGGCGGCCGGCCGTGCCGCCCTGCACGCCGGCGCGCCGATCCTCTGCGATGCACGGATGGTGGCCGAAGGCATCACCCGGCCACGCTTGCCGAAGAACAACCGGGTCATCTGCACCCTCCATGACGATGGCGTGCCGGACCTGGCGCAGGCGCTCGGCAACACCCGCTCTGCCGCTGCGCTGGAGCATTGGCGTGAGCATCTGGAGGGCAGCGTGGTGGTGATCGGCAACGCGCCGACCGCGTTGTTCTACCTGCTGGAAATGCTCGATGCCGGCGCGCCAAAACCTGCGCTCATCATCGGCATGCCGGTCGGCTTCATCGGCGCGGCGGAATCCAAGGACGCGCTGGCAGCGGACAGCCGCGGCGTACCCTATGTAGTCGTTCGCGGCCGGCGCGGCGGCAGTGCGATGGCGGTGGCTGCGGTCAACGCCCTCGCCACGGAGGTGGAATGA
- a CDS encoding (2Fe-2S) ferredoxin domain-containing protein, translated as MTTADSPYARVLFVGPDLSEGSFAEVFRARLAALRDEQALRDVIDTGSGYEPLWNAVSESGRPLLVIDLEPQSSSAHLDWLRSELVQLEGAEQIFVASAIGTAEALPVEAACALIDRPELHLPCTDVAPLPDVHAWSKIPLHEHRVLLCNGPRCTRRGALPLWKGLREKLKAAGKLECAGGVHITRTQCQFPCDQGPTLSVYPAGKWYRVRNEAEVTRLVDELFVAGREVPEMLMPGQ; from the coding sequence ATGACTACCGCTGATTCACCCTACGCCCGCGTCCTGTTCGTCGGTCCCGACCTGTCTGAAGGCTCGTTCGCCGAAGTATTCCGTGCACGTCTGGCTGCTTTGCGCGACGAGCAAGCGCTGCGGGACGTGATCGATACAGGCTCAGGCTACGAACCGCTGTGGAATGCGGTCAGTGAAAGCGGTCGGCCACTCTTGGTGATCGACCTCGAGCCGCAATCGAGCAGCGCTCATCTTGACTGGCTGCGTAGCGAGCTCGTGCAGCTCGAAGGCGCTGAGCAAATCTTCGTGGCCAGTGCAATTGGCACCGCCGAGGCGCTGCCCGTCGAAGCGGCCTGCGCCTTGATCGACCGACCGGAGTTGCACCTGCCGTGCACCGACGTCGCACCGCTTCCGGATGTGCACGCCTGGTCGAAGATTCCCCTGCATGAGCACCGCGTGCTGCTATGCAATGGCCCGCGCTGCACACGTCGCGGTGCCTTGCCGCTGTGGAAGGGGCTAAGGGAAAAGCTCAAGGCTGCCGGCAAGCTCGAATGCGCCGGTGGCGTCCACATCACCCGGACGCAGTGCCAATTCCCCTGCGATCAGGGCCCGACGCTGAGCGTCTATCCGGCCGGCAAGTGGTACCGGGTTCGCAACGAGGCGGAGGTGACACGGTTGGTCGACGAGTTGTTCGTCGCCGGGCGCGAGGTGCCCGAAATGCTGATGCCGGGCCAATGA
- a CDS encoding bifunctional cobalt-precorrin-7 (C(5))-methyltransferase/cobalt-precorrin-6B (C(15))-methyltransferase, protein MTPWLTVVGIGEDGWAGLGEAARQALGEATRIIGGDRQLALLPDHLQGLGECWSKPFSLEPVLSSRGSPLCVLASGDPMFYGIGATLARQLDAQEMRVFSAPSSVSLGAARLGWALQETEVLSLVARPLAALSAKISPGVRLLILSNDGTSPTQVAQLLTNRGFGASRLTALEHLGGARERRLDCLAADWSFDVIADLNLLAVECVADSNAQRLPLTPGLADQLYRHDGQLTKRDVRALTLARLAPMPGELLWDVGAGCGSIGIEWMRAHASCRAIAVEADAGRQAHIEHNRDVLGVPALRLVAGRAPEALAGLPEPDAIFIGGGVTVPGVMEQCWASLKPGGRLLANAVTLQSEALLMTWRERIGGELTRISVAHAQPLGGFDTWRGALPITLLQVEKPR, encoded by the coding sequence ATGACGCCCTGGTTGACGGTGGTGGGGATCGGCGAAGACGGCTGGGCCGGGCTCGGCGAAGCGGCTCGGCAGGCTCTCGGTGAGGCAACACGCATCATCGGCGGTGATCGGCAGCTGGCGCTGTTGCCCGATCACCTGCAGGGCCTGGGAGAGTGCTGGTCGAAGCCGTTCAGCCTGGAACCGGTGCTTTCAAGTCGCGGCTCGCCTTTATGCGTGCTGGCAAGTGGAGACCCCATGTTCTATGGCATTGGCGCCACGCTCGCGCGGCAGTTGGATGCACAGGAGATGCGGGTGTTCTCAGCGCCGTCGTCAGTCTCGTTGGGCGCGGCACGTCTTGGCTGGGCGCTGCAGGAAACGGAGGTGCTATCCCTGGTTGCCAGACCGCTCGCGGCACTGAGCGCCAAAATATCTCCTGGTGTGCGGCTGCTGATCCTCAGCAACGACGGAACCAGCCCCACTCAGGTGGCGCAATTGCTGACGAATCGGGGCTTTGGCGCGAGCCGTCTGACCGCGCTTGAGCATCTGGGCGGCGCCAGGGAACGACGGCTGGATTGCCTTGCAGCGGACTGGTCATTCGATGTGATTGCCGATCTGAATCTGTTGGCTGTTGAATGCGTAGCGGACTCGAATGCCCAGCGCCTGCCGCTCACACCCGGTCTTGCCGATCAGCTCTATAGACACGACGGCCAACTGACCAAGCGGGACGTCCGCGCGCTGACCTTGGCTCGGCTCGCACCCATGCCGGGCGAGTTGCTTTGGGACGTCGGCGCCGGTTGCGGTTCCATTGGCATCGAATGGATGCGTGCGCATGCCAGTTGCCGGGCGATCGCGGTGGAGGCCGATGCCGGGCGTCAGGCCCATATCGAACACAACCGCGACGTGCTGGGCGTTCCAGCGTTGCGTCTGGTGGCAGGCCGGGCGCCAGAGGCACTGGCAGGCCTCCCCGAGCCGGATGCGATCTTCATCGGCGGCGGCGTTACGGTTCCGGGCGTGATGGAGCAATGCTGGGCCAGCCTTAAACCGGGCGGGCGGTTGCTGGCCAATGCGGTGACCTTGCAGAGCGAGGCGCTGCTGATGACCTGGCGTGAACGCATCGGCGGCGAGCTGACGAGGATATCCGTGGCGCATGCGCAGCCGCTGGGCGGTTTCGATACCTGGCGTGGAGCGTTGCCGATCACGCTGTTGCAGGTCGAGAAGCCGCGATGA
- the cobG gene encoding precorrin-3B synthase — MPPMTELPVPRPSACPGLLRIVQALDGGICRVKLPGGVLAASQARSIAEAAQRFASGVLELTNRSNMQIRGVRAESEQELIRSLLEANLGPSVLDADDVRNLMLSPAAGLDPQQHMDTRPLADALLALLQNNSALHVLSAKFAIQLDGGESLCMLEHPHDLWLRALPGAPQLIFGLAGCPTDKPLGMVAAANAVQLVEAILLTFLECAGPEQSRMRQLLESIPADELVRRVQARLPFAISPVAVECQRQIPAAAPPIGIIAQRQAELAMVAASAPLGRISAEQLGAVAELAQRHADGSLRLTPWQGLLIPNVQIHEADNVLAALTQVGLLTNRAAPLPNLIACTGSAGCARGLADTKHDALVLAACLQQHDARPQVHLSGCSRSCAAAHVAPYTLLAVGESRYQLFERTENKTGFGHPLAPPMNIDEAGAWLAQHHATGRTHA, encoded by the coding sequence ATGCCTCCCATGACTGAACTGCCCGTTCCTCGCCCAAGCGCTTGCCCTGGCCTGCTGCGCATCGTGCAGGCGCTGGACGGCGGAATCTGCCGAGTCAAGTTGCCGGGTGGCGTTCTTGCCGCGAGTCAGGCCCGCTCCATCGCCGAGGCGGCGCAGCGCTTTGCGAGCGGCGTGCTCGAGCTGACCAACCGCAGCAATATGCAGATCCGTGGTGTACGTGCCGAATCCGAGCAAGAGCTGATCCGCTCATTGCTGGAAGCGAACCTCGGCCCGTCGGTGCTCGATGCCGACGATGTGCGCAATCTCATGCTCAGCCCCGCGGCCGGCCTGGACCCTCAGCAGCACATGGATACCCGGCCACTGGCCGACGCACTCCTGGCGCTCTTGCAAAACAATTCCGCGCTGCACGTCCTGTCCGCCAAGTTCGCCATCCAGCTCGATGGTGGTGAGAGCCTATGCATGCTCGAACACCCTCACGACCTCTGGTTACGCGCCCTCCCCGGCGCCCCGCAGTTGATATTCGGCCTGGCCGGCTGCCCGACCGACAAACCGCTGGGCATGGTTGCCGCTGCGAACGCCGTACAGCTGGTCGAAGCGATCCTGCTGACCTTTCTGGAGTGCGCCGGCCCGGAGCAGAGCCGCATGCGTCAGCTGCTCGAATCCATCCCGGCCGATGAACTGGTGCGACGGGTTCAGGCGCGCCTGCCATTCGCAATTTCACCCGTAGCGGTTGAATGCCAACGCCAAATCCCTGCCGCTGCCCCGCCGATTGGCATCATCGCGCAACGCCAGGCAGAGCTCGCGATGGTCGCGGCCAGCGCGCCGCTGGGGCGGATCAGCGCCGAACAACTTGGCGCCGTTGCCGAACTGGCGCAGCGGCATGCAGATGGCAGCCTGCGGCTTACGCCCTGGCAGGGTCTACTGATTCCAAATGTGCAGATCCACGAGGCGGACAATGTACTCGCAGCCCTCACGCAAGTCGGGCTGCTCACCAACAGAGCCGCTCCCCTGCCCAACCTGATTGCCTGCACCGGTTCTGCCGGCTGCGCGCGCGGGCTGGCCGACACCAAGCACGACGCTCTGGTGTTGGCGGCCTGCCTGCAACAGCATGACGCGCGTCCGCAAGTACACCTCAGCGGTTGCTCGCGCTCCTGCGCGGCTGCGCATGTCGCGCCGTACACGCTGCTTGCCGTGGGCGAAAGCCGTTATCAGCTGTTCGAACGCACCGAGAACAAGACCGGCTTCGGCCACCCACTGGCACCACCCATGAATATCGACGAAGCGGGCGCCTGGCTCGCCCAGCACCACGCAACGGGACGCACCCATGCTTGA